The Scyliorhinus canicula chromosome 11, sScyCan1.1, whole genome shotgun sequence genome contains a region encoding:
- the nudt5 gene encoding ADP-sugar pyrophosphatase isoform X2: MVKQFRPPMGCYCLELPAGLIDDGETAEIAALRELLEETGYQGEISETSPALCLDPGLTNCTMQFVTVNVNGDDSANLKPKQRLDDGEFVDVVLVPINELRKKLDEMLQKENIVVDARVYVFAMGLMSASTKPNMLPVLKA; this comes from the exons atggtgaaacagttcagACCGCCAATGGGATGCTACTGCCTGGAATTACCAGCAG GCCTCATAGATGATGGCGAAACTGCAGAGATTGCTGCTTTACGAGAGCTTTTAGAAGAGACTGGATACCAAGGAGAGATCAGCGAAACGTCTCCCG cttTGTGCCTGGATCCCGGATTGACCAACTGTACGATGCAGTTCGTGACTGTTAACGTTAATGGAGACGATTCAGCGAACCTCAAACCGAAACAAAGGCTGG ATGATGGAG AGTTTGTTGACGTTGTTTTAGTTCCTATCAATGAACTTCGGAAGAAACTTGATG AAATGCTCCAAAAGGAGAATATTGTGGTGGATGCTCGAGTTTACGTCTTTGCAATGGGTTTGATGTCTGCCTCGACAAAGCCCAACATGTTGCCTGTGTTGAAAGCTTGA